A stretch of Blattabacterium cuenoti DNA encodes these proteins:
- a CDS encoding bifunctional 3-deoxy-7-phosphoheptulonate synthase/chorismate mutase type II, with translation MEKINNNIDRTWIDKWNHPLIISGPCSAESEQQILETAKRLNTSYVQIFRAGIWKPRTKPNNFEGIGKKGLEWLRKVKKDTGLMIATEIANAKHVKLAISFGIDVLWIGARSTASPFTVQEIADALEGEKDTIILVKNPIHPDIELWIGALERLLSKGISKLGVIHRGFYTYKNSKYRNQPNWNLLLNFRKILPRIPIICDPSHICGNKEGILEIAKKAYHFQYEGLMVESHCDPLHAWSDAQQQITPENLLEMLKKLTYIKKYDQKSKRDLNSFRILIDELDENIIALLAERMNISKKLGTLKKNSDIAVFQPKRWKNMMEKSINLGKSLGISEELLEGVFKLLHQESIKIQNTIR, from the coding sequence ATGGAAAAAATAAACAATAATATAGACAGAACCTGGATTGATAAGTGGAATCATCCTTTAATTATATCTGGGCCTTGTAGTGCAGAAAGTGAACAACAAATATTAGAAACCGCTAAAAGATTAAATACTTCTTATGTTCAAATATTTAGAGCAGGAATATGGAAACCAAGGACAAAACCTAATAATTTTGAGGGAATTGGAAAAAAGGGACTTGAATGGCTTCGTAAAGTAAAGAAAGATACTGGTTTAATGATTGCTACAGAAATAGCTAATGCAAAACATGTTAAATTAGCTATTTCTTTTGGAATTGATGTTCTTTGGATCGGAGCTAGAAGTACAGCTAGTCCTTTTACTGTTCAAGAAATAGCGGATGCTCTAGAAGGAGAAAAGGATACAATTATTTTGGTAAAAAACCCTATTCATCCTGATATTGAATTATGGATAGGAGCTTTAGAACGTTTATTGTCGAAAGGAATAAGTAAATTAGGAGTAATCCATCGTGGTTTCTATACTTACAAAAACTCAAAGTATCGCAATCAACCTAATTGGAATCTTTTGTTGAATTTTAGGAAGATCCTTCCTAGAATACCAATTATATGTGATCCTTCACATATTTGCGGAAATAAAGAAGGTATTTTGGAGATAGCAAAAAAAGCTTATCATTTTCAATATGAAGGATTAATGGTAGAAAGTCATTGTGATCCTCTTCATGCTTGGAGTGATGCTCAACAACAAATAACTCCGGAAAATCTTTTGGAAATGTTAAAAAAATTGACATATATAAAAAAATATGATCAAAAAAGTAAAAGAGATTTAAATTCTTTCAGAATTTTAATTGATGAATTAGACGAGAATATTATTGCGCTTTTAGCAGAAAGAATGAACATTTCAAAAAAATTAGGAACTTTGAAAAAAAATTCAGATATCGCTGTTTTTCAACCTAAAAGATGGAAAAATATGATGGAAAAATCTATTAATTTAGGAAAAAGTTTAGGAATTTCTGAAGAATTACTTGAAGGAGTTTTCAAACTGTTGCACCAAGAATCTATTAAAATTCAAAATACGATCAGGTAG
- a CDS encoding prephenate dehydratase, whose product MKKIAIQGVKGCFHHAAVSRYFEGCNYKLMECSSFRELAISVAKSNVDIGVMAIENTIAGTILTNYSLLSEYNLKIVGEVYMPIQHHLMAYPGQNIEEIKEIYSHPMAILQCELFIDTHPYIKISEYSDTAAAAKYISICKKKGIAAIASENAAKEYGLEVISKNIQTITSNFTRFFIIKNCCKQENNSFNKASISFKIFHTTGSLSQILSLISSIGINMTKIQSIPIIQRPWEYSFYVDIIFNNIKDYEKMKKRIQKIPCLHKLSIMGEYKNGRIVSS is encoded by the coding sequence ATGAAAAAAATAGCTATACAAGGAGTCAAGGGTTGTTTTCATCATGCAGCTGTTTCCAGATACTTTGAAGGATGTAATTACAAATTAATGGAATGTTCTTCTTTTAGGGAATTAGCAATTTCCGTTGCTAAATCTAATGTAGATATTGGAGTAATGGCTATAGAGAATACAATAGCAGGAACAATATTAACGAATTATAGTCTTTTATCTGAATATAATTTGAAAATAGTGGGAGAAGTATATATGCCTATACAACATCATCTAATGGCTTATCCAGGACAAAATATAGAGGAGATAAAGGAAATTTATTCTCATCCTATGGCTATTTTACAATGTGAATTGTTCATAGATACACATCCATATATAAAAATATCCGAATATTCAGATACAGCTGCTGCTGCTAAATATATTTCTATATGCAAGAAAAAAGGAATAGCTGCTATCGCATCTGAAAATGCGGCTAAAGAATATGGATTAGAAGTTATTTCCAAGAATATACAAACTATTACGAGTAATTTTACTCGATTTTTTATTATTAAAAATTGTTGTAAACAAGAAAATAATTCTTTCAATAAAGCTTCAATAAGCTTCAAAATATTCCATACAACTGGAAGTTTGTCTCAAATATTGAGTCTTATCTCTAGTATTGGAATCAATATGACTAAAATACAATCGATTCCTATCATACAAAGACCTTGGGAGTATTCTTTTTATGTGGATATTATATTCAATAATATAAAAGATTATGAAAAAATGAAAAAACGTATACAAAAAATCCCCTGTCTTCATAAATTGTCTATTATGGGAGAATATAAAAATGGTAGAATTGTCTCCTCATGA
- a CDS encoding prephenate dehydrogenase — MNIGIIGLGLIGGSIGLGLRKSNFGDKFIGTDSNEENASHAIKLGIVDEIIPLQDLVTQSSVIILSIPVDGIEKILPSILNEIGTDVVILDTGSTKSNIHNRIFSHPKRNRFVATHPIAGIENSGPVYAHSDLFYKKNCIICDSELSATDAISVVTKIYSIMEMKMIYMTSQEHDLYISYVSHLPHVISFALASTVLKQFKNEGKIFNNMMGSGLDSTTRLAKSNPETWLPIFISNRDNMIRAIDFYIDHLEEFRNYLINKNFNKIDQYMKKANDIKDKNMCKL, encoded by the coding sequence ATGAATATTGGAATTATAGGATTAGGATTGATCGGGGGATCTATTGGATTGGGTTTGCGAAAGTCCAATTTTGGGGATAAATTTATAGGAACAGATTCTAATGAGGAAAATGCTTCCCATGCTATAAAACTTGGAATTGTAGACGAGATAATTCCTTTGCAGGATCTCGTTACACAATCTTCAGTAATTATTTTATCTATTCCCGTGGATGGAATAGAAAAAATACTTCCAAGCATTCTTAATGAAATAGGGACCGATGTAGTGATATTAGATACTGGATCAACTAAATCCAATATTCATAATAGGATTTTTTCTCATCCAAAAAGGAATCGATTTGTAGCAACACATCCTATTGCAGGAATTGAAAATTCAGGACCTGTTTATGCTCATTCAGATCTATTTTATAAAAAAAATTGTATTATTTGCGATTCTGAATTGAGTGCTACAGATGCGATATCTGTCGTTACAAAAATTTATTCTATTATGGAAATGAAAATGATTTATATGACGTCTCAAGAACATGATTTATATATTTCTTATGTATCTCATTTACCTCATGTCATATCTTTTGCTTTAGCTAGTACAGTTTTAAAACAATTTAAAAATGAAGGAAAAATATTTAATAATATGATGGGAAGTGGATTAGATTCAACTACACGTTTAGCCAAAAGTAATCCTGAAACGTGGTTACCTATTTTTATTTCTAACAGAGATAATATGATTCGAGCTATAGATTTTTATATTGATCATCTAGAAGAATTTCGTAATTATTTGATAAATAAAAATTTTAATAAAATAGATCAGTATATGAAAAAAGCAAACGATATAAAAGATAAAAATATGTGTAAATTATAA
- a CDS encoding pyridoxal phosphate-dependent aminotransferase — MIVSAKKTNQISEYFFSEKMKEIHLLEKKGVKVINLGIGNPDLLPPIGVIHKMKKASELKYANAYQSYIGIEGLRNAISKWYEKVYRVYDVDPINEILPLMGSKEGIMHISMSYLDRGDQVLIPNPGYPTYSSISNLLETEIIYYDLYEDENWVPNIQLLENKNLSRVKIMWINYPHMPTGGTITFKKLEEIVFFAKKNRILLVHDNPYSFILNNDRPLSIFNIKEAKDIALELNSLSKSYNMPGWRVGMIIGNKELLKNILKVKSQMDSGMYFPIQVGAIEAMNHDSKWFEKLNIEYFKRRKIIWKICDYLNLKYNKKCSGIFVWAKINGSEKNDRIWADDFLKKYHIFVTPGSVFGSQGKGYIRVSMCCPVTILEKAKKRIFS, encoded by the coding sequence ATGATCGTATCTGCAAAAAAAACGAATCAAATATCGGAATACTTTTTTTCCGAAAAAATGAAGGAAATTCATCTTCTTGAAAAGAAAGGAGTGAAAGTTATTAATTTAGGAATTGGAAATCCGGATCTTCTTCCTCCAATTGGAGTTATCCATAAAATGAAAAAAGCGTCAGAATTAAAGTATGCTAATGCATATCAAAGTTATATTGGGATAGAAGGATTACGAAATGCCATTTCTAAATGGTATGAAAAAGTATATCGAGTATATGATGTAGATCCTATCAATGAAATTTTACCGTTAATGGGATCTAAAGAAGGAATTATGCATATAAGTATGTCTTATTTAGATAGAGGAGATCAGGTCTTGATTCCAAATCCTGGATATCCTACTTATTCCTCTATATCCAATCTTTTGGAAACAGAAATTATTTATTATGATCTTTATGAAGATGAAAATTGGGTTCCGAATATTCAGTTATTAGAAAATAAAAATCTATCTAGGGTAAAAATAATGTGGATTAATTATCCTCATATGCCTACTGGGGGGACCATCACTTTTAAAAAGTTAGAAGAAATTGTTTTTTTTGCGAAAAAAAATCGTATTTTACTCGTACATGATAATCCTTACAGTTTCATATTAAACAATGATCGTCCTTTAAGTATCTTTAATATCAAAGAGGCTAAGGATATTGCTTTGGAATTAAATTCTTTAAGTAAAAGTTACAATATGCCTGGATGGAGAGTTGGAATGATAATAGGTAATAAAGAATTACTTAAGAATATACTAAAAGTAAAAAGTCAAATGGATTCTGGGATGTATTTTCCCATACAAGTTGGAGCAATCGAAGCGATGAATCATGATTCGAAATGGTTTGAAAAACTGAATATAGAATATTTTAAACGGAGGAAAATTATATGGAAAATATGTGATTATCTAAATTTGAAATATAATAAAAAATGTTCTGGAATATTTGTTTGGGCAAAAATAAATGGTTCAGAAAAAAATGATCGTATATGGGCTGACGATTTTCTAAAAAAATATCACATATTTGTAACACCCGGTAGTGTATTCGGTAGTCAAGGAAAAGGATATATAAGAGTTTCTATGTGTTGTCCAGTAACAATTTTAGAAAAAGCAAAAAAGAGAATTTTTTCATGA